Proteins encoded together in one Thamnophis elegans isolate rThaEle1 chromosome 10, rThaEle1.pri, whole genome shotgun sequence window:
- the ADRA2A gene encoding alpha-2A adrenergic receptor codes for MDGNGSLNGSEGGQKEGLPYPLPTTLALIFLATLLMIFTIFGNILVIIAVFTSRMLKAPQNLFLVSLASADILVATLVIPFSLANEVMGQWYFGKVWCEIYLALDVLFCTSSIVHLCAISLDRYWSITQAIEYNLKRTPRRIKSIIFLVWVISAVISFPPLISIMKQGEPEGQLHEQTELKPENKLPSCSINKMTWYIISSSIGSFFAPCLIMILVYIRIYQIAKRRSRVPLNKQGETVESRQNGLDNKDDTAAITKLNGGKATLARGSQETEANGIDLEDTSSSEHNDTPQPRKADRHPRNKGKTKLCQIKPGDHLPNQVEEERNAKASRWRGRQNREKRFTFVLAVVIGVFVVCWFPFFFTYTLTAVCSSCYVPDTLFKFFFWFGYCNSSLNPVIYTIFNHDFRRSFKKILCRINRKRIG; via the coding sequence ATGGATGGCAATGGGAGCTTGAATGGAAGTGAGGGCGGGCAGAAAGAGGGCCTTCCTTACCCCTTGCCCACTACCTTAGCCCTCATCTTCCTGGCCACGCTGCTCATGATCTTCACCATCTTTGGCAACATATTAGTCATTATTGCTGTCTTCACCAGCCGGATGCTGAAGGCCCCTCAGAACCTCTTTTTGGTTTCCTTGGCCTCAGCAGACATCTTGGTGGCCACCTTGGTCATTCCCTTCTCTCTCGCCAATGAGGTGATGGGCCAGTGGTATTTTGGCAAGGTGTGGTGCGAGATCTACCTGGCTTTGGATGTACTCTTCTGCACTTCTTCCATTGTGCATCTCTGTGCCATCAGCTTGGATCGCTACTGGTCCATTACACAGGCCATTGAGTACAACCTCAAGCGCACACCACGCCGCATCAAAAGCATCATCTTCCTGGTTTGGGTCATCTCCGCTGTCATCTCTTTCCCACCACTTATCTCCATTATGAAGCAGGGTGAGCCCGAGGGTCAGCTCCATGAACAAACAGAATTGAAACCTGAGAACAAATTGCCCAGCTGCAGTATCAACAAGATGACCTGGTACATCATCAGTTCCAGCATTGGCTCCTTCTTTGCTCCTTGCCTTATCATGATCCTGGTCTACATCCGTATCTACCAGATTGCAAAAAGGAGGTCTCGGGTGCCTCTCAACAAGCAAGGGGAGACTGTAGAGAGCAGACAGAATGGGTTGGATAACAAAGATGATACAGCTGCGATAACCAAGCTCAATGGGGGAAAGGCAACATTGGCAAGAGGAAGCCAGGAAACAGAAGCCAATGGTATAGACCTGGAAGACACGTCTTCTTCAGAACACAATGACACTCCTCAGCCTAGGAAAGCAGACAGGCACCCCAGAAATAAGGGCAAAACCAAACTCTGCCAAATTAAGCCTGGGGACCATTTGCCTAATCAagtagaagaggaaagaaatgcCAAAGCTTCACGATGGAGGGGGAGACAGAACCGGGAAAAGCGCTTCACCTTCGTACTTGCAGTAGTGATTGGAGTTTTTGTTGTCTGCtggtttcctttcttcttcacttACACATTGACTGCTGTTTGTAGTAGCTGCTATGTTCCCGATACCCTCTTCAAGTTCTTCTTCTGGTTTGGTTATTGCAATAGTTCCCTGAATCCTGTCATCTATACTATCTTCAATCATGACTTTAGGAggtcctttaaaaaaattctctgcaGAATAAACCGGAAAAGAATTGGGTGA